The Halichoerus grypus chromosome 15, mHalGry1.hap1.1, whole genome shotgun sequence genome includes a window with the following:
- the ZNF772 gene encoding zinc finger protein 772 isoform X2: MSSEVAMDPVQGQVNFEDVAVYFSQEEWGLLDEAQRLLYRDVMLENLALMASLGYESSMSHGVASLRLGSKPWGSDWADVTPGRTREAQGRWHGMEDEEIAFEQNTSVGGPQVRTPKAGPSTQKAHPCETCGLVLKEILHMAEHQGTHPGQKSYMCGACGKQFRFSANLYHQKQHSGEEPFRGDKSSTLLVNSCPVEPLEMPFTTGKGYKDFPASSSIFQHHAPQSKWKPHSNTKCVDAFHSGQRHYECSECGKAFSRKDSLVQHQRVHTGERPYECSECGKTFSRKPILAQHQRIHTGEMPYECGICGKVFNHSSNLIVHQRVHTGARPYKCSECGKAYSHKSTLVQHESIHTGERPYECSECGKYFGHKYRLIKHWSVHTGARPYECIACGKFFSQSSDLIAHQRVHNGEKPYVCSDCGKAFSHKHVLVQHHRIHTGERPYKCSECGKAFRQRASLIRHWKVHTGERP, translated from the exons ATGAGCTCAGAAGTCGCTATGGACCctgtacag GGACAAGTGAACTTCGAGGATGTGGCCGTGTACTTctcccaggaggagtgggggctCCTTGATGAGGCTCAGAGGCTCCTGTACCGcgatgtgatgctggagaacttgGCACTTATGGCCTCGCTGG GATATGAATCTTCCATGTCCCATGGGGTTGCCTCCCTGAGGCTGGGCAGCAAGCCCTGGGGATCTGACTGGGCAGATGTTACTCCAGGCAGGACCAGAGAGGCTCAGG GTCGTTGGCATGGAATGGAGGATGAGGAGATAGCTTTTGAGCAGAACACTTCTGTGGGAGGGCCACAGGTCAGGACTCCCAAGGCAGGTCCTTCTACCCAGAAGGCCCACCCCTGTGAGACTTGTGGCCTGGTCTTGAAAGAGATTTTGCACATGGCTGAGCACCAGGGAACACACCCTGGGCAGAAATCATACATGTGTGGGGCATGTGGGAAACAATTCCGCTTCAGTGCAAACCTTTACCACCAGAAGCAGCACAGTGGAGAGGAACCCTTCAGAGGGGACAAGAGCAGCACCTTGCTTGTGAACAGCTGCCCTGTGGAACCCTTGGAGATGCCTTTTACGACAGGGAAGGGTTATAAGGACTTCCCAGCTAGCTCAAGCATTTTCCAGCACCATGCCCCTCAGAGTAAGTGGAAGCCTCACAGTAACACCAAATGTGTGGATGCTTTTCACAGCGGACAAAGGCATTAcgagtgcagtgaatgtgggaaagccttcagccgGAAAGACTCACTTGTCCAGCACCAGAGAGtccacactggagaaaggccttatgagtgcagCGAATGTGGGAAAACCTTCAGCCGCAAACCCATACTTGCTCAGCACCAGAGAATCCACACTGGAGAAATGCCATACGAGTGTGGCATATGTGGGAAAGTTTTCAATCATAGCTCCAACCTTATCGTACACCAGAGAGTCCACACCGGAGCAAGGCCTTACAAGTGCAGTGAGTGTGGGAAAGCCTACAGCCACAAATCCACACTTGTTCAGCATGAGAGTAtccacactggagaaaggccttatgagtgcagtgaatgtgggaaatacTTTGGTCACAAATACAGACTCATTAAACACTGGAGTGTTCATACCGGAGCAAGGCCCTACGAGTGCATTGCATGTGGGAAGTTCTTTAGCCAGAGCTCTGACCTGATTGCACACCAGAGAGTTCACAATGGTGAAAAGCCCTATGTGTGCAGTGACTGTGGAAAAGCCTTTAGCCACAAACATGTACTTGTTCAGCACCATagaattcacactggagaaaggccatATAAGTGCAgtgagtgtgggaaggccttcaggCAAAGAGCTTCCCTCATCCGACATTGGaaagttcacactggagaaaggccttag
- the ZNF772 gene encoding zinc finger protein 772 isoform X1: MSPSPPRAFPGPRVPVAAAAPTGPAQVPMSSEVAMDPVQGQVNFEDVAVYFSQEEWGLLDEAQRLLYRDVMLENLALMASLGYESSMSHGVASLRLGSKPWGSDWADVTPGRTREAQGRWHGMEDEEIAFEQNTSVGGPQVRTPKAGPSTQKAHPCETCGLVLKEILHMAEHQGTHPGQKSYMCGACGKQFRFSANLYHQKQHSGEEPFRGDKSSTLLVNSCPVEPLEMPFTTGKGYKDFPASSSIFQHHAPQSKWKPHSNTKCVDAFHSGQRHYECSECGKAFSRKDSLVQHQRVHTGERPYECSECGKTFSRKPILAQHQRIHTGEMPYECGICGKVFNHSSNLIVHQRVHTGARPYKCSECGKAYSHKSTLVQHESIHTGERPYECSECGKYFGHKYRLIKHWSVHTGARPYECIACGKFFSQSSDLIAHQRVHNGEKPYVCSDCGKAFSHKHVLVQHHRIHTGERPYKCSECGKAFRQRASLIRHWKVHTGERP, from the exons ATGAGCCCCTCGCCTCCGCGCGCCTTCCCCGGTCCACGGGTTCCGGTGGCGGCGGCCGCACCGACGGGCCCGGCGCAG GTTCCGATGAGCTCAGAAGTCGCTATGGACCctgtacag GGACAAGTGAACTTCGAGGATGTGGCCGTGTACTTctcccaggaggagtgggggctCCTTGATGAGGCTCAGAGGCTCCTGTACCGcgatgtgatgctggagaacttgGCACTTATGGCCTCGCTGG GATATGAATCTTCCATGTCCCATGGGGTTGCCTCCCTGAGGCTGGGCAGCAAGCCCTGGGGATCTGACTGGGCAGATGTTACTCCAGGCAGGACCAGAGAGGCTCAGG GTCGTTGGCATGGAATGGAGGATGAGGAGATAGCTTTTGAGCAGAACACTTCTGTGGGAGGGCCACAGGTCAGGACTCCCAAGGCAGGTCCTTCTACCCAGAAGGCCCACCCCTGTGAGACTTGTGGCCTGGTCTTGAAAGAGATTTTGCACATGGCTGAGCACCAGGGAACACACCCTGGGCAGAAATCATACATGTGTGGGGCATGTGGGAAACAATTCCGCTTCAGTGCAAACCTTTACCACCAGAAGCAGCACAGTGGAGAGGAACCCTTCAGAGGGGACAAGAGCAGCACCTTGCTTGTGAACAGCTGCCCTGTGGAACCCTTGGAGATGCCTTTTACGACAGGGAAGGGTTATAAGGACTTCCCAGCTAGCTCAAGCATTTTCCAGCACCATGCCCCTCAGAGTAAGTGGAAGCCTCACAGTAACACCAAATGTGTGGATGCTTTTCACAGCGGACAAAGGCATTAcgagtgcagtgaatgtgggaaagccttcagccgGAAAGACTCACTTGTCCAGCACCAGAGAGtccacactggagaaaggccttatgagtgcagCGAATGTGGGAAAACCTTCAGCCGCAAACCCATACTTGCTCAGCACCAGAGAATCCACACTGGAGAAATGCCATACGAGTGTGGCATATGTGGGAAAGTTTTCAATCATAGCTCCAACCTTATCGTACACCAGAGAGTCCACACCGGAGCAAGGCCTTACAAGTGCAGTGAGTGTGGGAAAGCCTACAGCCACAAATCCACACTTGTTCAGCATGAGAGTAtccacactggagaaaggccttatgagtgcagtgaatgtgggaaatacTTTGGTCACAAATACAGACTCATTAAACACTGGAGTGTTCATACCGGAGCAAGGCCCTACGAGTGCATTGCATGTGGGAAGTTCTTTAGCCAGAGCTCTGACCTGATTGCACACCAGAGAGTTCACAATGGTGAAAAGCCCTATGTGTGCAGTGACTGTGGAAAAGCCTTTAGCCACAAACATGTACTTGTTCAGCACCATagaattcacactggagaaaggccatATAAGTGCAgtgagtgtgggaaggccttcaggCAAAGAGCTTCCCTCATCCGACATTGGaaagttcacactggagaaaggccttag
- the ZNF772 gene encoding zinc finger protein 772 isoform X3, producing MSPSPPRAFPGPRVPVAAAAPTGPAQVPMSSEVAMDPVQGQVNFEDVAVYFSQEEWGLLDEAQRLLYRDVMLENLALMASLGRWHGMEDEEIAFEQNTSVGGPQVRTPKAGPSTQKAHPCETCGLVLKEILHMAEHQGTHPGQKSYMCGACGKQFRFSANLYHQKQHSGEEPFRGDKSSTLLVNSCPVEPLEMPFTTGKGYKDFPASSSIFQHHAPQSKWKPHSNTKCVDAFHSGQRHYECSECGKAFSRKDSLVQHQRVHTGERPYECSECGKTFSRKPILAQHQRIHTGEMPYECGICGKVFNHSSNLIVHQRVHTGARPYKCSECGKAYSHKSTLVQHESIHTGERPYECSECGKYFGHKYRLIKHWSVHTGARPYECIACGKFFSQSSDLIAHQRVHNGEKPYVCSDCGKAFSHKHVLVQHHRIHTGERPYKCSECGKAFRQRASLIRHWKVHTGERP from the exons ATGAGCCCCTCGCCTCCGCGCGCCTTCCCCGGTCCACGGGTTCCGGTGGCGGCGGCCGCACCGACGGGCCCGGCGCAG GTTCCGATGAGCTCAGAAGTCGCTATGGACCctgtacag GGACAAGTGAACTTCGAGGATGTGGCCGTGTACTTctcccaggaggagtgggggctCCTTGATGAGGCTCAGAGGCTCCTGTACCGcgatgtgatgctggagaacttgGCACTTATGGCCTCGCTGG GTCGTTGGCATGGAATGGAGGATGAGGAGATAGCTTTTGAGCAGAACACTTCTGTGGGAGGGCCACAGGTCAGGACTCCCAAGGCAGGTCCTTCTACCCAGAAGGCCCACCCCTGTGAGACTTGTGGCCTGGTCTTGAAAGAGATTTTGCACATGGCTGAGCACCAGGGAACACACCCTGGGCAGAAATCATACATGTGTGGGGCATGTGGGAAACAATTCCGCTTCAGTGCAAACCTTTACCACCAGAAGCAGCACAGTGGAGAGGAACCCTTCAGAGGGGACAAGAGCAGCACCTTGCTTGTGAACAGCTGCCCTGTGGAACCCTTGGAGATGCCTTTTACGACAGGGAAGGGTTATAAGGACTTCCCAGCTAGCTCAAGCATTTTCCAGCACCATGCCCCTCAGAGTAAGTGGAAGCCTCACAGTAACACCAAATGTGTGGATGCTTTTCACAGCGGACAAAGGCATTAcgagtgcagtgaatgtgggaaagccttcagccgGAAAGACTCACTTGTCCAGCACCAGAGAGtccacactggagaaaggccttatgagtgcagCGAATGTGGGAAAACCTTCAGCCGCAAACCCATACTTGCTCAGCACCAGAGAATCCACACTGGAGAAATGCCATACGAGTGTGGCATATGTGGGAAAGTTTTCAATCATAGCTCCAACCTTATCGTACACCAGAGAGTCCACACCGGAGCAAGGCCTTACAAGTGCAGTGAGTGTGGGAAAGCCTACAGCCACAAATCCACACTTGTTCAGCATGAGAGTAtccacactggagaaaggccttatgagtgcagtgaatgtgggaaatacTTTGGTCACAAATACAGACTCATTAAACACTGGAGTGTTCATACCGGAGCAAGGCCCTACGAGTGCATTGCATGTGGGAAGTTCTTTAGCCAGAGCTCTGACCTGATTGCACACCAGAGAGTTCACAATGGTGAAAAGCCCTATGTGTGCAGTGACTGTGGAAAAGCCTTTAGCCACAAACATGTACTTGTTCAGCACCATagaattcacactggagaaaggccatATAAGTGCAgtgagtgtgggaaggccttcaggCAAAGAGCTTCCCTCATCCGACATTGGaaagttcacactggagaaaggccttag